A region of the Arachis hypogaea cultivar Tifrunner chromosome 15, arahy.Tifrunner.gnm2.J5K5, whole genome shotgun sequence genome:
GCAAGTCTTCTCGTTTACTTGACTCTATGCCTTATCACTTTGTAGGATTAAGGATTATTATTCTATTCAAACTAAATAAACACTCTGTTATACACGAAAACTTATGTCTTTTGTGATATAGGTCGAGGTTCAAATAATTTAATCTTAATCATATTTACAATGATGCAACATTGTATATATCATATGAAAAAATGTGTAATTGATTGGCGGTGCAGTAAACAACTAAGTGCTGGAGCTTGATTAGTAACTATAGTTCAATAAATAACTATAGTAGTGgacattaattattaattactgcACAACTCAAACGAGTGTACCTCATCATACTTCAAACGAATTTTGTTATTGAGACGTCCATATCGAAATTTTATTTCATTAACCAAATCGGAGGTCACATTTCAGTTACATACTTTTcatccaacaaataaaataatataatcactTCATTTCATAACTACTCTAGAAAACGATACTAAAAGGAATCCAAGTCAACACGCTACATCGGAATTTAGAGGAGTGTTTTTAGTTTATCCatgtaaaaaaagaaacaaatatgTAGCTTCCATTTAAAAAAGAGACAAGAATTGAGAGATAAATATTAagaaatttagattaaattaaatttttatattatatttattataaaatatataaaattgggttatattttaatattttatttaatttaaattaaatatgagaataaaataaaaatatttattaaaatattttaattattaaaaaatattatttaaaattttaatttttgtttttaaaattttcaatttattatattttttttataaatactaaaaaaattaaaattttatattttaaattaaaattttaattttaatttttaatcatcaaatataatactaaatctcaatattttagtttgaatttgGATTTGTAAAAACAAACACTACCGAAAAGAATTTCTCATCACTATAtggtttatatgttattttattggAGATATCTTGTAAAGAACATATAATAGTTCTCCAACACTATTTATTCCATATTAAAATTCAAACTAATCTAATATGTTAATGAATCATCCTAGCTATTTATTAATATTTGTGCCACTTCGAAGCAAATTCCCTGTGAGCATGattttatatatgtttttaaGTGAAAAAATCGTGAGTGAGGAAGGGCAACACTACAACATTATCTATTTGTCAACCGGTCAACTGGTCAACTTCATTGCAAAGTCGTTAATTAAGTCGtgtaaaaaaaactgaaattaaGACTTACAaacaaactaaattaaatttttatattatatttaatataaaagatactgaattaatttatatattatattatatttaatttaaaataaatataaaaattaagaagcaaaattaaaatttaaaaatttaaataaaatatttaaaaaaatattattaaaattttagtttttattttaaaaaattttaatttttatatttttattttttaaaatattaaaataattaaaattttatattccaGTATTAAAATTGGAAAAGTAtaagtagacaatgaaaatagtaaacaatatgaataatagaTGTATCGGATGTTTAATTCACTAGGTATGCGGATGGTTatcttaatattaagatttaggtgagtaatttagagtgtagtgtgtttttactttattgggccaattttagaatccattattcacattgttcacaaaaaccattgtctacctaacaaaatctattaaaattttatcaaacacaatactaagacttagtttgataaaattttttgaagagaTACTTGTactttaacttttaaaaatacaaactcttcattttgtgtttagtaaataaaaaggaccatatttttatatttatagctTTTAAAAGATCGAAATACTTTTGAAAGTATCTAaggtaaaatttttcaaaattaatttgtaatttttaaaatttaaaagtctaatataattttatatattaactaatttttaaatttaacgcttaaatttatgtcttttataatatttttaaattttaaaaattattttatcaatcatAATTGTattacttatatttattaaatttttttaaatttaatttatcaaatataaatactACACTtctttaaaaaacaaaaactttGCCAAATTATGTCTAAATTCTAATCTCTCGTTCTCACGCTACCTCAGTTCACACTTGAATGATTGATATGTAGTAAAGTTCACAGCGGTACGTATACTACACTTAGGTTCTTGGCTTCATAGTCAAAATCAATAACAGTACTTAAAAAACGTAAGAGAATGCGACAACCATTCCATCCAATTTGTCAAAGAGACGCGTATGTATAAATACACCGCAATAATATACCTTGGGAGCTTGCAAGTATGGCTTTCCGCGTTCCATCCACTTTCGCTGTTTCGCATAGCATGCAATTCGCACATATTTATGATgcatttagtttttaaaataagacaaaataaaaCACTACAAATAAAACACAAAGAACAAGATACATCTATGCATTTGGTTCTCATAATTGAGTCGAGCAATACTATTTTTATTGCCTTCtcctaaaagtaaaaatatattgaGCTGAACTAAACTTTAGCTTTAACAAATTTAATCTATATTATAAATAGGTAATTTAAGTCtaactatattattttttatgtgtttttcttttCGAATTTAAATCCAACTTGTTtaaagttaaataatttgacGAGTCTATTTAAAAACATGTTTtgtaaattagaaattaaaacaataaattcaaaatttttaaattaatattaaatatattcaaaaatttataatataatttataaaatataatttatttatatatcaatTATTAGTCACATATCATAAATATATTTAcaatttatgaaattttttaaataaaaaaattacaatcttAATTAGtcttaactattaatttttttaattttattttgtgtttaagtTAATAGTTGAAAGTTTAAgataagaataatttatttttataaaaaaatattttgacgagTCGGTCCAACCAACtttgtagaattttttttaaactacaatttaattttttaactaataaattttacaaaaaacTCAAACTTgacttatataataaaataagccGAGTCACGAACCTTTGTCGAATAGCCCGACACACTTTCACTCCTATCTTCTACAAAATGGATGTTTTTGTAGTACATTTAAAGTATATCTCGTTACATTAAGGAGAGAGATGTCGTCCTGTCTATTTCATAAAAAAAGTATACACCAGACTCCAATAAATATTAGACGGGATAAATATTTGTAAAAAGTGCTTCGATGCTAAgttaacaataatttaaaaaaaaatgagagtGACTTAAATGAgtattagatttttaaatatcttttattttctattttatttacctTATATATAGACTATCATCTAATGGTATAATCATTATGTGGTGTAATtcagtttttaaattatatgtaacaATTTCAATAACAACTACTAAATATAATGTTGATTTTTTCAATTGATCTTTGATTGATTCTTTGAGATATTAGTAAATACATGTGTAAAGATCAGTGATATTATGCTAGAAGTTTTAAAGTTTATTTTGACTATTtccataaattataaaatataaccgACGAATTATAAATATAACGATCAAATTATGCGTAATAATATTAGTGGTAGTTAtttataaatcataaaaattcTAATACTTTTTTTCAACTTAATCTTCgaattatagattttttttttttttactaaagatatgagactcgaatccacaaccttttaattgagtatggagagactatactATTTGAACTATTACTCACTGGCATCTTCGAATTATAGGTTGTGATGGCCAAATTACAACGCCTATATTAGGATGAAATACCTAAAGCAATAttataaacaagaaaaatatttctaaagCCTTTCCGGAGCTAGCTAAGACTTATTATATATGGCCCAACTTGGCAAACTATTTCGGTTAGGCCACAAGAACACTTTAATTTGCCATTGctccaagtccaaaaaaaaaaattgccatTGCTAAATTACCTGTCAGGCAGTCCATGGTTTGCTCCCTTATAGCAGTTGGGCAACTatttaaaagaaaaggaaatcaCAATTCAGATCCCAAAACAATGAGGCATTGTCATTGAtccttaatatatttaatataaaaattatgctaggtaaccaataatttttttgattaatataaataattactaattaaataaaaacacactacacttttaaattatccatctaaatcttaatattagaataaccattcgTACACTTTATGAAATGAACATttgatatatctattattcatattatttagtattttcattgttacctatacttttcctttaataTAATCAGTTAAAAAAGTGGGTCTAATCACTTTATAGCATTAAGTAATTGAGTACATTTCTCTTCCGTAATATATGTAAATTATAAGGTACTTATAAATTAGTCCTCAATTCATCATAACTCACAAGGCTCATTGAATACATTTCAGAGAGGAATTCAGCAAATAGATTTGTTGTTGGTAATGTGAGGTAAATTACAGAGAGTAATTTAGCAAATAGATTTTTTGTTGGTGCATCGTAGTACGCCAGAGGATTTTGTCAAAAATCTAACAGACTTAGCATCAAGAACCTTAAAACGTTGTTCCTCACTATAATTGGGTTTTGGCACACGTCCTCCTTCTGTTGCCGTGAAAGACGCTCCATTTTCAAAAACATCCCCTACTGAATGGAATTCCCATCTGTCCCCATTTTCGTTACTGCCTTTTCTCCATGTCACCTGCACTTACAACACACAGTAATTTATTATTGCTTATCTtgtaaattgaattgaacttACTAGAACTAATTATTTACCTCCTTGTTCCCGGATTTGGGTGCTATGAAGAGGTTAGATTGGCTTTTGAGACTGGGTTCTTTGCTTCCACCAATAGCATATTGCATCCATCCCTGGTAAAGATTGTTCGCTACATGTGCATATCCATGacggatcctattttattacaaATTAATTAATCGATATGatcttatatattttatatatatatatattattcatctTATTAATTATGTACTTAATTACCTTGGCATGCGTTGGTTGCAATTCGGTCCAAAATGATTGTAGACAACGGTAACTTTCATGTTCCGGTCTCTAATATATCCATCGTCATGGCCAAGAAGCATAACCTTATCTTGGTTTCGGAACCAGTTGTTAGAGATAGTGACATCAGTGGAACCTCGTGTAACATCAAGAAGACCATCTTCGCAATCATGAAGTGTATTATGATCAATCCAAATCTTTGAGGCAGTGACTAGTCTGATTGCATCGCCATCAACTTGACCCAATGAAATTACCTTTCCATTTGGACCCACCACCAACCCAGGAGCTTGTGATTTACAATGATGGATTCGAATGCTGTGGATTATTACATTCGTTGCCTtcgaaaaaacacaaaataattaattaagcctTGATGAATGCATGTCAATTAAATTAATGGCTGGCTTTGGTTGGTTAATTACCTTAAAGATCATGAAGCATGCATTATTAGCAACGTGGACATTGGTGCCACGACCATCAATGGCGGTAAAGCTACTAATGAGAAGGGGTTTGGCCAATGTGATTTTCATGTCGCTTTTAAATGTAATCCAAACTTTTTGTTGAATCATAGAAGCTCCATATCGCAAGGTACCAGGCTTAGGGTTTATGGGGTCATCACTAGGGTCAGTAACTTCATAATAGACGAGGTCATTGCCAATGTTGTTCATCATCTTGCCCGCATAGCCAATGGAGCAGTTGGCGAGTTGCGATCGATGGCTCCTCCATTGGGGATTCAATCTCCAACATTGATCAATCACATTCATTTTCATGCCAGTTATTTTGGATTGCTTGGCGCAAGAAATAGGGTTTGCAGTGAAAAGGGTGGCAATCACAATGGCCAAAAGGATAGTAGCCATGTTGATTGTGTGTTGGATATAATGAATATGTTTAGGAGAAGGAGAAGTAGGGAATATCTTAAAATGTTTGCTAGTTTTATTTGGAGTAGTACATATAGTAGCATAAggaattgattatatatataagttaGGGTGGTGAGGAATTGCTCCAAGTTTGTTGAAGCTGTTGTGCGAAGCAACGGCCAAAGGAATGTCGGATGTGAGAGACAGAGCCATGAATAGTAATTGGGGAAGGTCAGGCTCGCCTAACTAGGTATTATAGTGTAAATTAGCTACGCTTAACTTCAATTACCACTGTTAGCTAAATTTGAGCAATAACGAACTATGTTAATGGAATTAAAGGACCAAGGTCTTCTATCTAACTAGAAGAAAGTTGTAGTATAGTACTTTCACATTTTTGTCGTTATATATGAATGGAAAATATAGACTCTATGAAACATTTCGTTTTaattcagaaaaataaataaatatttaatcattaatttctAATTTGTCCTAGTTTATTTTGGTAGGTAAAAGTAAGGTATAAAATTTATGATAAAAATGTTATTTGCATGTAAAAATCAGTcacaatgtatttatatataaacgtattatttaacttatttttaatatatattttatattagtgattaattttattataaatgtaGTATAGTTATATTTATGATATATAcaacatttttaaataaataaaaatttacatacagttattttaatataaaattaataattaaaaattattaaataataatttagttaaatatattaaattattttataatttttaactatcaattttatatatatacaaattttgaccgtttaaatattaaactaaaaatatgacGTTTAATTATTCAAATAACTACCACACTTGCATTTGGTCTCgcaatatataaacaaaaaatcataattatacaaaaagatatatatagttatttgttgaattttttacatatattattagtaatatcaaaaatattatttatatattaaattaaaattatttattaaaattaatcatcaatatatttatatataaatatatataatttaatttatttttaaaatatatttatattttaatatatattttatactaataattaatttttgtgatTAATTTTTACTGTACATATACATATAGTTTGATTGCAGTAATATTGACTATATTGGAATCATATGGTGTATATATATTGAACTATTATTAGCCACGCCACTAGCCTCCATTTATGATTATATTGTACAAAATAAAGGACATATATAggtgtttatttaatttttacataaataCATAGAGACATATATACacgcatatatatataattgaaatcATATggggtatatatatattttgagc
Encoded here:
- the LOC112746870 gene encoding probable pectate lyase 4, translated to MATILLAIVIATLFTANPISCAKQSKITGMKMNVIDQCWRLNPQWRSHRSQLANCSIGYAGKMMNNIGNDLVYYEVTDPSDDPINPKPGTLRYGASMIQQKVWITFKSDMKITLAKPLLISSFTAIDGRGTNVHVANNACFMIFKATNVIIHSIRIHHCKSQAPGLVVGPNGKVISLGQVDGDAIRLVTASKIWIDHNTLHDCEDGLLDVTRGSTDVTISNNWFRNQDKVMLLGHDDGYIRDRNMKVTVVYNHFGPNCNQRMPRIRHGYAHVANNLYQGWMQYAIGGSKEPSLKSQSNLFIAPKSGNKEVTWRKGSNENGDRWEFHSVGDVFENGASFTATEGGRVPKPNYSEEQRFKVLDAKSVRFLTKSSGVLRCTNKKSIC